A genomic stretch from Pseudomonas sp. MUP55 includes:
- a CDS encoding DUF799 domain-containing protein — protein MSLLKLTGALLALALLGGCAAPKTFDYSAYKQARPKSILVLPPINESPEVQASYSLVSQVTYPLAEAGYYVLPIALVDETFRQNGLTTANDIQGVLPAKLHDIFGADAALYITVSEYGTKYMLISSDTSVTASAKLVDLRTGTTLWTGTARASSEEGNNNSGGLVGMLITAAVKQVINSSTDAAHPIAGITSARLLSAGQRTGILYGPRNPKYGTD, from the coding sequence ATGAGCCTGTTAAAACTCACCGGCGCCTTGCTGGCCCTGGCTTTGCTCGGCGGCTGCGCGGCGCCCAAGACGTTCGATTATTCGGCGTACAAACAGGCACGACCCAAGTCGATCCTGGTGCTGCCGCCGATCAACGAATCGCCGGAAGTGCAGGCGTCCTACAGCCTGGTTTCGCAAGTGACCTACCCGTTGGCCGAAGCCGGCTACTACGTGCTGCCTATCGCCCTGGTGGACGAAACCTTCCGCCAGAACGGCCTGACCACCGCCAACGATATCCAGGGCGTACTGCCGGCCAAGCTGCATGACATCTTCGGCGCCGACGCCGCGCTGTACATCACCGTCAGCGAGTACGGCACCAAGTACATGCTGATCTCCAGCGACACCTCGGTCACCGCCTCGGCCAAACTGGTGGACCTGCGCACCGGCACCACCCTGTGGACCGGCACGGCGCGCGCGTCGAGCGAAGAGGGCAACAACAACAGTGGTGGCCTGGTAGGGATGCTGATCACGGCGGCGGTCAAGCAAGTGATCAACAGCTCCACCGACGCGGCGCACCCGATTGCCGGTATCACCAGCGCACGGTTGCTCTCGGCCGGGCAGCGCACCGGAATCCTCTACGGCCCGCGCAACCCGAAATACGGCACGGACTGA
- a CDS encoding RebB family R body protein, which produces MSTVSPQITDAVTQTNVKVVAESPAMAMSTIYQSMGQATAILFQNSVSAQQQQNTLAQAATNQGVMQIYSVDTTAGAAATEKVAQGGVADNLTSLLTILKSFQS; this is translated from the coding sequence ATGAGCACAGTCAGCCCGCAAATCACCGATGCCGTCACCCAGACCAACGTCAAGGTCGTCGCCGAATCACCGGCAATGGCCATGAGCACGATCTACCAATCCATGGGCCAGGCCACGGCGATCCTGTTCCAGAACTCGGTCTCGGCCCAGCAGCAGCAAAACACCCTGGCCCAGGCGGCCACCAACCAGGGCGTGATGCAGATCTACAGCGTCGACACCACCGCCGGCGCCGCTGCTACCGAAAAAGTCGCCCAGGGCGGTGTGGCCGACAACCTGACCAGCCTGTTGACCATCCTCAAATCGTTCCAGTCCTAA
- a CDS encoding Crp/Fnr family transcriptional regulator has protein sequence MHSKGTVMLDLPLRQTLLARSDLFRGMPEQLLCYVATHMVERVLDDRELLYFKDDTLEFIALVVEGRIYSVVHGPDGREQIIGSTGAGQVVGETALIKDHGRESSTFASGPTRLLQLGSRHFAVLFEEPVFLRRLLMLMMVRLLHAIELLELVCLHRLESRLARFLLANMDDIDLALAMPSVSLPASQGVLASMLNTSRPKLNVQLQLWRRNGVISGNLERMVIKDLEHLRRKAFAVN, from the coding sequence ATGCATTCCAAAGGAACCGTGATGCTCGATCTCCCGTTGAGACAGACCTTGCTTGCCCGCTCCGATTTGTTTCGTGGTATGCCGGAGCAGCTTTTGTGCTATGTCGCCACCCATATGGTGGAGCGCGTGTTGGATGATCGCGAGTTGTTGTATTTCAAGGACGACACGCTTGAGTTCATTGCGTTGGTGGTGGAAGGTCGGATCTATTCGGTGGTGCATGGGCCGGACGGTCGAGAGCAGATCATCGGCAGTACGGGGGCGGGGCAGGTGGTGGGGGAGACGGCGTTGATCAAGGACCATGGTCGCGAGTCGTCGACCTTTGCCAGTGGCCCGACGCGTTTGTTGCAGTTGGGCAGCCGCCATTTTGCCGTGCTGTTCGAGGAGCCGGTGTTCCTGCGGCGTTTGCTGATGCTGATGATGGTGCGTTTGCTCCACGCCATCGAGTTGCTTGAGCTAGTGTGTCTGCATCGCTTGGAGTCGCGTTTGGCGCGGTTTCTGTTGGCGAATATGGATGATATCGACCTGGCGCTGGCCATGCCCAGTGTGTCGTTGCCGGCGAGCCAGGGGGTGTTGGCGTCGATGCTTAACACCAGCCGGCCCAAGCTCAATGTGCAGTTGCAACTGTGGCGCCGCAACGGCGTGATCAGCGGCAATCTGGAGCGCATGGTGATCAAGGATCTGGAGCATTTGCGGCGCAAGGCGTTTGCTGTGAATTAA
- a CDS encoding RNA polymerase sigma factor: MGMTIEFKGSCGADDHLFEASWRAVHGELRRRALRRAKGNQDQGQEWLSATAIKALLFFRRSPERIRDPQGFLFLVLDHVFLDSLRRSKREGRLFDDSVDLEHDHLAALAAPCASVLERVECYERLEQVKAQVARLPMLQQRLFEMRFVDDLPYPQIAAELQVKLALVRKRVQLLRSALR; encoded by the coding sequence ATGGGGATGACTATTGAGTTCAAGGGCAGTTGCGGCGCGGATGATCACCTGTTCGAAGCGAGTTGGCGTGCCGTGCATGGCGAACTCAGGCGCCGCGCGTTGCGGCGGGCCAAGGGCAATCAGGACCAGGGCCAGGAGTGGCTGTCGGCCACGGCGATCAAGGCCTTGCTGTTTTTCCGGCGCTCGCCGGAGCGCATTCGCGACCCGCAGGGGTTTCTGTTTCTGGTGCTCGATCATGTGTTTCTCGACAGCCTGCGGCGTAGCAAGCGCGAGGGGCGGCTGTTCGATGATTCGGTGGATCTCGAGCACGATCACCTGGCCGCGCTCGCCGCGCCCTGCGCTTCGGTGCTGGAGCGGGTGGAATGCTATGAGCGTCTGGAACAGGTCAAGGCGCAGGTGGCGCGGTTGCCGATGTTGCAGCAGCGCTTGTTCGAAATGCGCTTTGTCGACGACCTGCCGTATCCGCAGATTGCCGCCGAGTTGCAGGTGAAGCTGGCGCTGGTGCGCAAGCGCGTGCAGCTGCTGCGCAGTGCCTTGCGCTGA
- a CDS encoding VWA domain-containing protein: protein MSHPPVLLRPAAQGIAVTLLMALAGCGVPSSPELAQPATPVAELQSAPAQGTLAKRMALPAPMRVQEMAVIADRNEPREQYANLPDNPVHRVAETPVSTFSVDVDTGSYANVRRFLNQGRLPPEGAVRLEEMVNYFPYDYALPTDGSPFGVTTELAATPWNPRSKLLRIGIKASDRAVAQLPPANLVFLVDVSGSMDRREGLPLVKSTLKLLVDQLRDQDHVSLVVYAGESRVVLKPTSGRDKTSLRNAIDQLTAGGATAGASGIELAYQMAREGFIDNGINRILLATDGDFNVGISDFDSLKQMAVEQRKSGVSLTTLGFGVDNYNEHLMEQLADAGDGNYAYIDNLREARKVLVDQLSSTLAVVARDVKLQVEFNPAQVSEYRLLGYENRALKREDFNNDKVDAGEIGAGHTVTALYEIVPKGEKGWLEPLRYASAPEAEGKSTELAMVRVRYKPAAGGDSRLIERTVEPTTTAKPSDDLRFSAAVAAFAQQLKGDGRYTGSMSVQDTAALARSARGDDPFGLRNEFVQLVELAQSLKP from the coding sequence ATGTCCCATCCTCCAGTTCTCCTGCGTCCTGCTGCCCAAGGCATTGCCGTTACCTTGCTGATGGCGCTGGCCGGGTGTGGCGTGCCTTCCTCCCCTGAGCTGGCCCAACCGGCTACCCCAGTGGCCGAACTGCAAAGCGCGCCGGCCCAGGGCACCTTGGCAAAACGCATGGCGCTGCCGGCACCCATGAGGGTGCAAGAAATGGCGGTGATAGCGGACCGCAACGAACCCCGCGAACAATACGCCAACCTGCCCGACAACCCGGTGCATCGCGTCGCCGAAACGCCGGTCTCCACGTTCAGCGTGGACGTCGATACCGGCAGCTACGCCAACGTAAGACGCTTCCTCAATCAAGGTCGCCTGCCGCCCGAGGGTGCTGTGCGACTGGAGGAAATGGTCAACTACTTCCCCTACGACTACGCGCTGCCAACCGATGGCTCACCGTTTGGCGTCACCACCGAGCTCGCCGCCACGCCGTGGAACCCCCGTTCAAAACTCCTGCGCATCGGCATCAAGGCCTCTGACCGCGCTGTGGCGCAACTGCCGCCGGCCAACCTGGTATTCCTGGTGGATGTGTCCGGCTCCATGGACCGTCGCGAAGGCTTGCCGCTGGTAAAAAGCACCCTGAAATTGCTGGTGGACCAACTGCGTGATCAGGACCATGTATCACTGGTGGTCTACGCCGGTGAGTCCCGCGTGGTGCTCAAGCCCACGTCCGGGCGCGACAAAACCAGCCTCCGCAACGCCATCGACCAACTCACCGCCGGCGGCGCTACGGCGGGCGCGTCCGGTATCGAACTGGCCTACCAGATGGCCCGCGAAGGGTTCATCGACAACGGCATCAATCGCATCCTGCTGGCCACCGACGGTGACTTCAACGTGGGCATCAGCGACTTCGACAGCCTCAAGCAAATGGCCGTGGAGCAGCGTAAAAGCGGGGTTTCGCTGACCACCCTCGGCTTTGGCGTGGACAACTACAACGAACACCTGATGGAGCAACTGGCCGACGCCGGCGACGGCAACTACGCCTACATCGACAACCTGCGCGAAGCCCGCAAGGTATTGGTAGACCAACTCAGCTCGACGCTGGCGGTAGTGGCGCGCGACGTGAAATTGCAGGTGGAATTCAACCCCGCGCAGGTCAGCGAATACCGCCTGCTGGGCTATGAAAACCGCGCCTTGAAGCGTGAGGATTTCAACAACGACAAGGTCGATGCCGGCGAAATCGGCGCCGGGCATACGGTGACGGCGCTGTATGAAATTGTTCCAAAGGGCGAGAAGGGCTGGTTGGAGCCTTTGCGCTACGCCAGCGCGCCTGAGGCTGAGGGTAAATCCACTGAACTGGCGATGGTACGCGTACGCTACAAGCCTGCTGCGGGCGGTGACAGCCGCTTGATCGAACGAACCGTCGAGCCCACCACCACCGCCAAGCCCAGCGACGACCTGCGCTTCAGCGCCGCCGTGGCCGCGTTCGCCCAACAGCTCAAGGGCGATGGCCGCTACACTGGCAGCATGAGTGTGCAGGACACCGCGGCACTGGCGCGCTCAGCCCGCGGCGACGACCCGTTCGGCCTGCGCAATGAGTTCGTGCAACTGGTCGAACTGGCCCAGAGCCTTAAACCCTGA
- a CDS encoding DUF4810 domain-containing protein, whose translation MSKAVKLALTLAAIAAVTGCQTAPQPLYQWESYQPQVYEYFKGEPKEAQVEALERDLQKINASGRKAPPGYHAHLGMLYMNMGKDDQMVQEFRTEKALFPESAAYMDFLLKNAKTGVATK comes from the coding sequence ATGAGCAAGGCAGTGAAATTGGCACTGACGCTGGCAGCAATCGCGGCGGTAACCGGGTGCCAGACGGCGCCCCAACCCCTGTATCAATGGGAAAGCTACCAGCCGCAGGTTTACGAATACTTCAAGGGCGAGCCCAAGGAAGCGCAGGTGGAAGCACTGGAACGCGATCTGCAGAAGATCAACGCCAGTGGCCGCAAGGCGCCGCCGGGTTACCACGCGCACCTGGGCATGCTGTACATGAACATGGGCAAGGACGACCAGATGGTGCAGGAGTTTCGCACCGAGAAGGCGCTGTTCCCTGAGTCGGCTGCCTACATGGACTTTCTGCTGAAAAACGCCAAGACCGGAGTCGCCACCAAATGA
- a CDS encoding CsgG/HfaB family protein codes for MKTPFKILLSGLTAAALLTVAGCATESNRAMPVEQVASASVVYSGVRVPIAVGKFDNRSSYMRGIFSDGVDRLGGQAKTILITHLQQTNRFSVLDRDNMGEISQEAKIKGTAQKLKGADYVVTGDVTEFGRKETGDRQLFGILGRGKTQVAYAKVALNIVNISTSEVVYSTQGAGEYALSNREVIGFGGTASYDSTLNGKVLDLAMREAINRLVDGINAGAWNPRN; via the coding sequence GTGAAGACACCCTTCAAAATCCTGCTGTCGGGCCTCACCGCCGCAGCGCTGTTGACCGTGGCCGGTTGCGCCACCGAGAGCAACCGCGCCATGCCGGTGGAGCAGGTCGCCAGCGCCAGCGTGGTCTATTCCGGCGTGCGTGTGCCGATCGCCGTGGGCAAGTTCGACAACCGCTCCAGCTACATGCGCGGCATCTTTTCCGACGGCGTCGACCGCCTCGGTGGCCAGGCCAAGACCATCCTCATCACCCACTTGCAGCAGACCAACCGCTTCAGCGTGCTGGACCGCGACAACATGGGCGAAATTTCCCAGGAAGCCAAGATCAAAGGCACCGCACAGAAGCTCAAGGGCGCTGACTACGTGGTGACTGGCGATGTGACCGAGTTCGGCCGCAAGGAAACCGGCGACCGCCAGCTGTTCGGCATCCTCGGCCGTGGCAAGACCCAAGTGGCCTACGCCAAAGTCGCATTGAATATCGTCAACATCAGCACCTCCGAAGTGGTGTATTCCACCCAGGGCGCCGGTGAGTACGCGCTGTCCAATCGTGAAGTGATTGGCTTCGGCGGCACCGCCAGCTACGACTCAACCCTCAATGGCAAGGTCCTGGACCTGGCCATGCGCGAAGCGATCAACCGGTTGGTGGACGGCATCAACGCCGGCGCCTGGAACCCGCGTAACTGA
- a CDS encoding RNA polymerase sigma factor, with protein sequence MAVPDDPPSDESLLARYRSGDASAFEAMYARHRQGLYRFLVSLCNKAELAEEIYQDTWLSLIRSNTQPQGRASFRTWLFQIARNRLIDHWRKHGIHNPLHDSYDEQLHAQADDSAGPEQHLSLSRDQARLDAAVQNLPEDQREVLLLRLHGELEVPQIATLTGAPLETVKSRLRYALQKLRRLLAEEVIV encoded by the coding sequence ATGGCCGTCCCAGATGACCCACCCAGCGACGAATCGCTGCTGGCCCGCTACCGAAGCGGTGACGCCAGCGCATTCGAAGCCATGTACGCACGGCACCGCCAAGGCCTGTACCGCTTCCTCGTGTCCCTGTGCAACAAAGCGGAGCTTGCCGAGGAGATCTACCAGGACACCTGGCTCAGCCTGATCCGCAGTAACACCCAGCCACAAGGCCGGGCGAGTTTTCGTACGTGGTTGTTTCAGATCGCGCGCAACCGCCTGATCGACCACTGGCGCAAGCACGGCATTCACAACCCGCTGCACGACAGCTACGACGAGCAGCTGCACGCCCAGGCCGACGACAGCGCCGGCCCCGAGCAACACCTGAGCCTGAGCCGCGACCAGGCGCGCCTCGACGCCGCCGTGCAAAACCTGCCCGAAGACCAGCGGGAAGTCCTCCTGCTGCGCCTGCACGGCGAGCTCGAAGTCCCGCAAATCGCCACCCTCACCGGCGCCCCGCTGGAAACCGTGAAAAGCCGCCTGCGCTACGCCCTGCAAAAACTGCGGCGCCTGCTGGCCGAGGAGGTAATTGTATGA
- a CDS encoding autotransporter domain-containing protein: MKRKQFQKSLLAIMVGALSTQVLAVEFDLGQGKNIWVSETFNEPVTITGKFSEVVNSGTTDPAGLGFVNTHIQGSLINRADITLDSQGKTIRAFAIDPMFWSGPSGLNPGTITGDVVQAGNILMTHGAYEGLEIGATTIGGSVINSGTIRSTPPVSAEPFPFYLGGGEGIYLHGTTVAGDVSNTGVIDMAGPEAIGLVLDVNSGTPTTIGGKLLNSGSIIATGDGAWGMEVETATNPLRIENSGLISANGNEAKGLTFYAGTVDYILNTGTIEAKGASANAFNLSGASFAQNSAAGARGIVNRGLITADGTAIQVDAAEQIATFEINQQAGEIRSNSGIAVDANNLASLNWTGGKITGDLLNLNAVNVDGQAGFTGSRIIAPVSVNSGSLNLSAPGTAITGNLNVASGAGLDMHLTDSVVPTTPYLTVNGTANLAQASRLTVSANPGDFAAPKGGTQYTLLQATNVQSNGVAVASASSLLDVLSYSADAQTVKAVVAVKSDQQVQQDLAGVGTGAAAATAVNSFKNGVLSNLSQDDQVFQTLANAGTAQQLAQVGDQLAPDVNRGALDVALSGQTVVNGAIFNRLTDQRESHQTGGVWVQGLSSNMDQDGRGGNNGYSANSSGMAVGVDGRVNDTTTLGVAYSYLNSNIHSDLGNKTDVEGHALSLYGNWALQNWFVDGTLSYGHNENDSKRHIAGTTAKGSYDSNVLSASVIGGYSFKPSQAVVIEPRVAARYANVRMDGYTEKGSSAALSTGSQRYEVGELGAGVLLAGNLPMGAGVLQPEATLMAYHDLMGDRVAQTSSFVAGGSAFTVTGASVARDSYEASVGVNYQVSDFTVGASYTRQARSGFDADGVMLKARYAF, translated from the coding sequence ATGAAGCGCAAGCAGTTCCAGAAAAGTCTGTTGGCAATCATGGTCGGCGCGCTCAGCACCCAGGTGCTGGCAGTGGAGTTCGACCTGGGCCAGGGCAAGAATATTTGGGTCAGTGAGACGTTCAACGAGCCGGTAACCATTACCGGCAAGTTTTCCGAGGTGGTCAATTCCGGCACGACTGACCCTGCCGGTCTCGGATTCGTAAACACCCACATTCAAGGCTCGCTGATCAACCGCGCAGACATCACGCTGGACTCACAGGGCAAAACCATTCGCGCCTTCGCCATCGACCCGATGTTCTGGTCTGGTCCTTCCGGTCTGAACCCCGGCACAATCACTGGGGATGTGGTTCAGGCGGGCAATATCCTGATGACCCATGGCGCCTATGAAGGGCTTGAAATCGGCGCTACCACCATTGGCGGCAGCGTTATCAACTCCGGCACCATCCGTTCCACGCCGCCGGTGAGCGCCGAGCCCTTTCCCTTCTACCTAGGCGGTGGCGAGGGTATTTACCTGCACGGCACCACGGTTGCCGGTGACGTTTCCAACACTGGCGTGATTGATATGGCCGGCCCGGAAGCGATCGGCCTGGTCCTCGACGTCAACAGCGGCACGCCGACCACCATTGGCGGCAAGCTGCTCAACTCGGGCTCGATTATCGCCACAGGTGATGGCGCCTGGGGTATGGAGGTTGAAACCGCTACCAACCCCCTGCGCATCGAAAACAGTGGCCTGATTTCCGCCAACGGCAATGAAGCCAAGGGCCTGACGTTTTACGCGGGCACCGTCGATTACATCCTCAACACCGGCACCATCGAAGCCAAGGGCGCGTCGGCCAATGCCTTCAACCTGTCCGGCGCCAGCTTTGCGCAGAACAGTGCCGCCGGTGCGCGCGGTATCGTCAACCGTGGCCTCATCACAGCCGACGGCACTGCGATCCAGGTGGATGCGGCCGAGCAGATCGCGACCTTTGAAATCAACCAGCAAGCCGGCGAAATCCGCAGCAACAGCGGCATCGCCGTCGACGCCAATAACCTCGCCAGCCTGAACTGGACCGGTGGCAAAATCACCGGCGACCTGCTCAACCTCAACGCCGTCAACGTCGACGGCCAGGCGGGTTTTACCGGCAGCCGTATCATCGCGCCGGTGTCGGTCAACTCGGGTTCGCTGAACCTCTCCGCGCCCGGCACCGCCATCACCGGCAACCTCAATGTGGCCAGCGGCGCAGGTCTTGATATGCACCTGACCGACAGCGTGGTGCCGACCACGCCGTACCTCACCGTCAACGGCACCGCCAACCTCGCCCAGGCTTCCAGGCTGACCGTCAGCGCCAACCCTGGCGACTTCGCGGCGCCTAAAGGCGGTACGCAATACACCTTGCTGCAAGCCACCAATGTGCAGAGCAACGGCGTGGCGGTGGCGAGTGCGTCGTCGTTGCTGGACGTGCTCAGCTACTCGGCCGATGCGCAAACGGTCAAGGCCGTGGTGGCGGTGAAAAGTGATCAGCAAGTGCAGCAGGACCTGGCAGGTGTCGGCACCGGCGCGGCAGCGGCCACGGCGGTCAACAGCTTCAAGAATGGCGTGCTGAGCAACCTCAGCCAGGACGATCAAGTCTTCCAGACCCTGGCCAACGCAGGCACCGCGCAGCAACTGGCGCAGGTCGGCGACCAACTTGCTCCGGACGTCAACCGTGGCGCCCTCGACGTGGCGCTATCGGGGCAGACCGTGGTCAACGGTGCGATCTTCAATCGCCTCACCGACCAGCGTGAAAGTCACCAAACCGGTGGCGTGTGGGTACAGGGCCTGAGCAGCAACATGGACCAGGACGGTCGCGGCGGCAATAACGGTTACTCGGCCAACAGCAGCGGCATGGCCGTGGGCGTGGACGGCCGTGTGAACGACACCACGACCCTGGGTGTGGCGTACAGCTACCTCAATTCGAATATCCATTCGGACCTGGGCAACAAGACCGACGTCGAGGGCCACGCGCTGTCGCTGTATGGCAACTGGGCGCTGCAGAACTGGTTTGTGGATGGCACCCTCAGCTACGGCCACAACGAGAACGACAGCAAGCGCCATATCGCGGGCACCACGGCCAAGGGCAGCTACGACAGCAATGTGTTGTCAGCCAGCGTGATCGGCGGCTACAGCTTCAAGCCGTCCCAGGCGGTGGTGATCGAGCCACGCGTGGCGGCGCGCTATGCCAACGTGCGCATGGATGGCTACACCGAGAAAGGCTCGTCGGCGGCCTTGAGCACGGGTTCGCAGCGTTATGAAGTGGGTGAGTTGGGTGCCGGTGTACTCCTGGCAGGCAACCTGCCGATGGGCGCTGGCGTGCTGCAGCCGGAAGCGACCTTGATGGCCTATCACGACCTGATGGGTGACCGCGTGGCGCAAACCTCCAGCTTCGTGGCGGGTGGTTCGGCGTTCACCGTGACCGGTGCTTCGGTGGCGCGTGACAGCTATGAAGCCAGTGTGGGCGTGAACTACCAGGTGTCGGACTTCACCGTCGGCGCCAGCTACACCCGCCAGGCACGCAGTGGTTTTGACGCCGACGGCGTCATGCTCAAGGCGCGCTACGCCTTCTAA
- a CDS encoding RebB family R body protein: MAFVSEQITDAVTQTNVKVVAESPAMAMSTIYQSMAQATAILFQNAVSAQQQQNTLAQAATNQGVMQIYSVDTTAGAAATEKVAQGGVSDNLTSLLTVLKSFQS, translated from the coding sequence ATGGCATTTGTCAGCGAACAAATTACCGACGCGGTCACCCAGACCAACGTCAAAGTGGTGGCCGAATCGCCAGCGATGGCGATGAGTACCATCTACCAGTCGATGGCGCAGGCCACCGCGATTCTGTTCCAGAACGCGGTGTCGGCCCAGCAGCAGCAAAACACCCTGGCCCAGGCGGCCACCAACCAGGGCGTGATGCAGATCTACAGCGTCGACACCACCGCCGGTGCCGCTGCTACCGAGAAAGTCGCCCAGGGCGGGGTGTCGGATAACCTCACCAGCCTGTTGACCGTGCTCAAGTCGTTCCAGTCTTAA
- a CDS encoding RebB family R body protein: MTEVNSQITDAVTQTNVKVVAEAPAQAIASLYQVASSAAGLSLQNAVNSQQAMNQISNAVISKAVALIMQIGEKG; encoded by the coding sequence ATGACAGAGGTCAACAGTCAGATCACCGACGCGGTCACCCAAACCAACGTGAAGGTGGTGGCGGAAGCGCCGGCCCAGGCCATTGCGTCGCTGTACCAGGTGGCCAGCAGCGCGGCGGGCCTGTCGTTGCAGAACGCGGTCAACAGCCAGCAGGCGATGAACCAGATTTCCAATGCGGTCATCTCCAAGGCCGTGGCGCTGATCATGCAGATTGGCGAGAAGGGCTGA
- the gabD gene encoding NADP-dependent succinate-semialdehyde dehydrogenase, translating to MQLKDTQLFRQQAFIDGAWVDADNGQTIKVNNPATGEILGTVPKMGAAETRRAIEAADKALPAWRALTAKERANKLRRWFELLIENQDDLGRLMTLEQGKPLAEAKGEIVYAASFIEWFAEEAKRIYGDVIPGHQPDKRLIVIKQPIGVTAAITPWNFPAAMITRKAGPALAAGCTMVIKPASQTPFSALALVELAHRAGIPKGVLSVVTGSAGDIGGELTSNPTVRKLSFTGSTEIGRQLMAECAKDIKKVSLELGGNAPFIVFDDADLDKAVEGAIISKYRNNGQTCVCANRLYIQDSVYDAFAEKLKVAVTKLKIGNGLEEGTTTGPLIDEKAVAKVQEHIADALSKGAKLLAGGKVMEGNFFEPTILTDVPKNAAVAKEETFGPLAPLFRFKDEAEVIAMANDTEFGLASYFYARDLGRVFRVAEALEYGMVGVNTGLISNEVAPFGGIKASGLGREGSKYGIEDYLEIKYLCLGI from the coding sequence ATGCAGCTTAAAGACACCCAGTTGTTCCGCCAGCAAGCCTTTATCGATGGCGCTTGGGTCGATGCGGACAATGGTCAGACCATCAAGGTCAACAACCCGGCCACGGGCGAAATTCTCGGCACCGTGCCAAAGATGGGCGCCGCGGAAACCCGCCGCGCCATCGAAGCCGCCGACAAGGCCCTGCCGGCCTGGCGTGCCCTCACCGCCAAAGAGCGCGCCAACAAGCTGCGCCGCTGGTTCGAACTGCTGATCGAAAACCAGGACGACCTCGGCCGCCTGATGACCCTCGAACAAGGCAAGCCGCTGGCCGAAGCCAAGGGCGAAATCGTCTACGCCGCTTCCTTTATCGAGTGGTTCGCCGAAGAAGCCAAGCGCATCTACGGCGACGTGATCCCCGGCCACCAGCCCGACAAGCGCCTGATCGTGATCAAGCAGCCAATCGGCGTGACCGCGGCCATCACCCCCTGGAACTTCCCTGCGGCGATGATCACCCGCAAAGCCGGCCCGGCCCTCGCCGCCGGTTGCACCATGGTAATCAAGCCCGCTTCGCAAACCCCGTTCTCGGCCCTGGCCCTGGTTGAGCTGGCGCACCGCGCCGGTATCCCCAAAGGCGTGCTGAGCGTGGTCACCGGCAGCGCCGGCGACATTGGCGGCGAGCTGACCAGCAACCCGACTGTGCGTAAATTGTCCTTCACCGGCTCCACCGAAATCGGTCGCCAGCTGATGGCCGAATGCGCCAAGGACATCAAGAAGGTCTCCCTGGAGCTGGGCGGCAACGCGCCGTTCATCGTGTTCGACGACGCCGACCTGGATAAGGCCGTCGAAGGCGCGATCATCTCCAAGTACCGCAACAACGGCCAGACCTGCGTGTGCGCCAACCGCCTGTACATCCAGGACTCTGTGTACGACGCGTTTGCCGAAAAACTCAAAGTGGCCGTGACCAAACTGAAGATCGGCAACGGTCTGGAAGAGGGCACCACCACAGGCCCGCTGATCGATGAAAAAGCCGTGGCCAAGGTTCAGGAGCACATCGCCGATGCCCTGAGCAAAGGCGCCAAGCTGCTGGCCGGTGGCAAGGTGATGGAAGGCAACTTCTTCGAGCCGACCATCCTCACCGACGTGCCGAAAAACGCCGCCGTGGCCAAGGAAGAAACCTTCGGCCCACTGGCGCCGCTGTTCCGCTTCAAAGACGAAGCCGAAGTGATCGCGATGGCCAACGACACCGAATTCGGCCTGGCGTCGTACTTCTATGCACGCGACCTGGGCCGTGTATTCCGCGTGGCCGAAGCCCTGGAATACGGCATGGTCGGCGTCAACACCGGGTTGATCTCCAACGAAGTGGCGCCGTTCGGCGGCATCAAGGCGTCGGGCCTGGGCCGTGAAGGGTCCAAGTACGGGATCGAGGATTACCTTGAAATCAAATACCTCTGCCTGGGCATCTGA